In Chloracidobacterium sp., one genomic interval encodes:
- a CDS encoding acetyl-CoA carboxylase carboxyltransferase subunit beta has translation MAWFRRDKPKIESSTDDGEQTVKTEGIFVKCLECDTALYKRDLSGSSEVCTNCGYHFRYPAESRLKDLFDDARFEKLDEDITSGDPLGFVDSKPYYERIDSARASSGLPEAIICGKGLVGGHLVYAGAMDMSFIGGSMGSAVGEKITRLIEYAIETRGAVVIFSASGGARMQEGTLSLMQMGKISAALARLHQERLPFISVLTDPTTGGVTASFAMLGDVILAEPKALIGFAGPRVIEQTIRQKLPKGFQRSEFLLEHGMVDMVVDRREMKATIVRVLDFMMNPAVKGAN, from the coding sequence ATGGCGTGGTTTCGAAGGGATAAGCCGAAGATCGAAAGCTCGACGGATGACGGAGAACAAACTGTCAAAACCGAAGGCATTTTTGTGAAATGCCTCGAGTGCGACACGGCACTTTATAAGCGTGACCTGTCAGGATCATCTGAAGTGTGCACGAATTGCGGCTATCATTTTCGTTATCCTGCAGAGTCGCGTTTGAAGGATCTCTTTGACGACGCGAGGTTTGAGAAGCTCGATGAGGACATAACATCGGGCGACCCTCTTGGATTCGTTGATTCGAAGCCTTATTACGAGCGTATCGATTCGGCGCGTGCATCCTCGGGCCTGCCCGAGGCGATCATCTGCGGCAAAGGGTTGGTGGGCGGCCATCTTGTTTACGCCGGAGCGATGGATATGTCGTTCATTGGCGGATCGATGGGATCAGCGGTCGGCGAGAAGATAACAAGGCTGATCGAATATGCCATCGAAACGCGCGGTGCGGTCGTGATCTTTTCCGCATCGGGCGGCGCCCGCATGCAGGAAGGCACACTGAGCCTTATGCAGATGGGCAAGATATCAGCAGCTCTCGCACGGCTGCATCAGGAGCGTTTGCCGTTCATCTCAGTGCTGACCGATCCGACTACGGGCGGCGTTACGGCTAGTTTTGCAATGCTCGGCGACGTCATCCTCGCCGAACCAAAGGCACTGATAGGATTTGCCGGCCCGCGAGTTATCGAACAGACGATCCGGCAAAAATTGCCGAAGGGATTTCAACGGAGCGAATTTTTGCTCGAACACGGCATGGTCGATATGGTCGTGGATCGGCGCGAGATGAAGGCAACGATCGTTCGAGTGCTCGATTTTATGATGAATCCTGCGGTCAAAGGAGCAAATTAA
- a CDS encoding DUF4197 domain-containing protein translates to MRRIFTQAVAVLIAVVVAVSLAYGQRSPSVSDADIAAGLKQSLGNGVNSAIKTLGKTDGFLKNARVRIPLPNNLQKLEKGLRTAGQGKVVDEFVVSMNRAAEKAVPVAVDVFVAAIKQMSFDDARQILFSGQPDSATRFFRRTSEEKLRERFRPIVEEMTASVGVTKKYKTMVGKYGFAAKLLGADMTDIDGYVTQKALDGLFLYIADEEAKIRKDPLKRSTSLLKKVFGILR, encoded by the coding sequence ATGCGGAGAATATTTACACAGGCCGTTGCTGTTTTGATTGCCGTGGTTGTTGCCGTGTCGTTAGCATACGGCCAGCGAAGCCCGAGCGTCTCAGATGCCGACATCGCCGCGGGCCTAAAGCAGTCTCTCGGCAACGGCGTTAATTCGGCGATCAAGACGCTTGGCAAGACCGACGGCTTTCTGAAGAATGCAAGGGTCAGGATCCCGCTGCCGAATAATTTGCAGAAGCTCGAAAAGGGGCTTCGTACCGCCGGCCAAGGCAAAGTGGTAGATGAATTCGTCGTTTCTATGAATCGAGCCGCCGAAAAGGCGGTTCCGGTCGCGGTTGATGTCTTCGTGGCTGCGATAAAGCAGATGAGCTTTGACGATGCACGCCAGATCTTGTTCAGCGGGCAGCCGGATTCGGCGACGCGGTTCTTTCGACGCACAAGCGAAGAGAAGCTGCGTGAGAGGTTTCGCCCGATCGTTGAGGAAATGACGGCGAGTGTCGGCGTTACGAAGAAATATAAGACGATGGTCGGCAAGTATGGTTTTGCGGCAAAACTGCTCGGTGCCGATATGACCGATATTGACGGCTATGTAACGCAAAAGGCCCTGGACGGCCTCTTCCTCTACATCGCCGATGAAGAGGCAAAGATACGGAAAGATCCTCTTAAAAGGTCAACGAGCCTGCTCAAGAAGGTATTCGGCATCTTGCGATAG
- a CDS encoding glycosyltransferase family 2 protein: MLSSEDKKLGIEVNVGRNIFSWAPRVSVVIPAYNVAEFIGETLESVAAQRFRDHEVIVVNDGSPDTAAFERAIQPHRENIIYIKQPSQGAGAARNTAIRHARGEIIAFLDGDDIWLPDFLTSQVTFLGRGHDMVYCDAQQFGMRSALRRTFMESAPSEGEVTVASLLDFRCNVITSGTVALRSAIIDAGMFEQERARAHDFHLWVRMARNGARIGYQRTVLLKYRVHLNSLSGDSVSRVEREIDVFNRIKRMVDLDAKDMELLERRVKGLQADLEVERGKALLISEDFAGARRAFAEANRHRRSLKLLLITIGLRVAPRLVLDRYRSNRADEIAMVPGGAVGRPFAGRGQ; the protein is encoded by the coding sequence ATGTTGTCATCAGAGGACAAAAAGCTCGGGATCGAGGTCAATGTAGGCCGAAATATCTTTTCATGGGCACCAAGGGTGAGCGTGGTGATACCGGCATACAATGTTGCCGAATTTATCGGTGAGACACTGGAATCGGTCGCCGCTCAGCGTTTTCGCGATCACGAGGTGATAGTCGTCAATGACGGCTCGCCTGACACCGCCGCATTTGAGCGGGCGATCCAGCCGCATCGCGAGAATATCATTTACATCAAGCAGCCGAGCCAAGGGGCCGGAGCCGCCCGAAATACGGCGATCCGTCATGCTCGGGGCGAGATCATTGCGTTCCTCGACGGCGATGATATTTGGCTGCCCGATTTCCTTACTTCGCAAGTTACGTTCCTGGGCCGCGGACACGATATGGTCTATTGTGACGCACAGCAGTTCGGAATGCGGTCTGCATTGCGGCGCACGTTCATGGAATCTGCTCCTTCAGAGGGCGAAGTTACGGTAGCATCGCTGTTGGATTTTAGGTGCAATGTCATCACTTCGGGGACCGTGGCTTTGAGATCGGCGATCATCGATGCGGGGATGTTCGAGCAGGAACGCGCGCGCGCACATGATTTCCACCTTTGGGTCCGAATGGCGAGGAATGGTGCCCGGATCGGCTATCAGCGAACCGTGCTTTTGAAATATCGAGTGCACCTGAACAGCCTTTCGGGTGATTCGGTAAGCCGTGTCGAGCGTGAGATCGATGTCTTTAACCGGATCAAGAGAATGGTCGATCTTGATGCGAAGGACATGGAACTTCTTGAGCGGCGTGTTAAGGGCCTGCAGGCGGATCTTGAGGTCGAGCGCGGCAAGGCTCTTTTGATAAGCGAGGACTTCGCGGGCGCGCGCCGGGCATTCGCCGAGGCGAACCGGCACCGCAGATCGTTGAAATTGCTTCTGATCACCATCGGCCTGCGAGTTGCGCCAAGGCTTGTGCTCGACCGCTACCGCAGCAATCGGGCCGATGAAATAGCGATGGTGCCGGGCGGTGCTGTGGGCAGGCCCTTTGCGGGACGCGGTCAATAA
- a CDS encoding glycosyltransferase family 2 protein, translated as MFYTTSAIVFWICVALLGYVYFGYPLLVYAVSRLFPKKVHRSNIEPSVTVLITAFNEEKAIRRKLDNTLDIDYPAEKLEILVASDGSTDRTDEIVKEYAGRGVKLFRQDGRVGKTETQNRAIAEAAGEIVLFSDATTEYTQDVLERILPAFADDSVGCVAGRLEYVNNDDSNVGKGTQGYWNYETFLRSAESRACSLIGASGCMYAVRRSAYREMYPEACSDFLICTVLYRNDLRSVFEPSAVCFEETNQNTDDEMRMRIRVISQTLADLVRNADMLNPFKSGFYAIELISHKALRYAVPLMLAGMFISSVVLAASSPFFFVASVLQAAFYLSALVGSILERLDIRITLLVVPLYFVLANLASVIAFYRFIRGERYATWEPIREVRS; from the coding sequence ATGTTCTACACAACATCAGCGATAGTGTTTTGGATATGCGTTGCCCTTTTGGGTTATGTATATTTCGGCTATCCGCTTCTTGTGTATGCTGTTTCGCGGCTGTTTCCCAAGAAGGTTCATCGCAGCAACATCGAGCCGAGCGTTACGGTGCTGATAACGGCATTCAACGAAGAAAAAGCAATCCGTCGAAAGCTTGATAATACACTTGATATCGACTATCCGGCGGAGAAGCTCGAGATATTGGTCGCCTCAGACGGCTCGACCGACCGGACGGATGAGATCGTGAAGGAATACGCGGGCCGAGGCGTAAAACTTTTCCGACAAGATGGCCGTGTCGGCAAGACCGAGACGCAGAATCGTGCGATTGCGGAAGCGGCCGGCGAGATCGTTCTATTCAGCGACGCAACGACCGAGTACACGCAGGATGTGCTTGAGCGGATACTGCCTGCATTTGCCGATGACTCTGTCGGATGTGTGGCCGGCCGCCTCGAATATGTTAATAATGACGATTCGAACGTAGGCAAGGGAACGCAAGGTTATTGGAACTATGAGACATTCTTGAGGTCGGCCGAGAGCAGGGCGTGTTCGCTTATTGGAGCTTCGGGCTGTATGTACGCGGTCAGGCGTTCGGCATATCGCGAGATGTATCCGGAGGCATGCTCTGATTTTCTGATCTGCACAGTGCTTTACCGCAATGATCTGCGGAGTGTGTTCGAGCCGTCCGCGGTGTGTTTTGAGGAAACGAATCAGAACACTGATGATGAGATGCGGATGCGGATACGCGTGATCTCGCAGACGCTGGCCGATCTTGTGAGAAATGCCGATATGTTGAATCCGTTCAAGAGCGGCTTCTACGCGATCGAGCTGATCTCGCATAAGGCTCTGCGTTACGCCGTACCTCTCATGCTTGCAGGAATGTTCATTTCAAGCGTTGTGTTGGCCGCCTCATCACCATTCTTTTTTGTGGCGTCAGTGTTACAGGCGGCATTTTATCTGAGTGCCCTTGTCGGCTCGATCCTTGAGCGTCTTGATATTCGAATTACGCTCCTTGTTGTGCCGCTTTATTTTGTTCTTGCTAATCTTGCATCGGTCATCGCCTTCTACAGATTCATACGAGGCGAGAGGTACGCAACTTGGGAGCCGATCCGCGAGGTGCGATCGTAA
- a CDS encoding long-chain fatty acid--CoA ligase, which translates to MATDNLSGFDRIPQTIPHYCLEAFARYDKSDALGYKLGGEWKYIRGSDAIERIKRIAFGLASYGVKAGDRIAIISENRPEWSLVDLAVLSLRAVVVPIYTTQAVEQVRYILERSGARMLFISGKKILKHAEQAVQTVEQLEKLIFFDDGVVQDGDSRSITLAELEAAGAEYQKIDAEFVDRSLSQIEPEDLATIIYTSGTTGEPKGVMLTHDNFVSNIIAISHGLPIRSSDRSLAVLPLSHIFERAVFYVLCANGVSIHYCSAFDQLAGHLQEVKPTIMTAVPRLFEQVYHKIVKKGKSAGGWRTKLFEWSLTVGQEYWAAKDTHNKVTPAIAAKYAVADRLVFSKWREGVGGSLQFFVSGGAPLSKKLSYAFWAARIPILQGYGMTEGGIVSANRPNDNKVGSIGTPFEGIEIKIGDQGEVLVRGRNVMKGYYNDPASTAAVLDAEGYYHTGDVGYVDQDGHFYITDRLKDLFKLSNGKYIAPLQIESLLKQSPLISQPVVVGSGRKQVGVLIVPDWEALKEEMKAAGHDVSRPREELCEDPLFIKRVQQDAVDLTRELSDYERVKRVYLLAREFSIDKGEMTPTLKIKRSVIDEKYCEAIDEICGM; encoded by the coding sequence ATGGCCACAGACAATCTGTCAGGTTTTGACCGGATCCCTCAAACGATCCCTCACTATTGTCTTGAGGCGTTCGCCCGGTATGATAAGTCCGATGCGTTAGGCTACAAGCTTGGCGGAGAGTGGAAATATATCCGCGGCAGCGATGCGATCGAGCGTATAAAGCGCATCGCCTTTGGGCTGGCCTCTTACGGAGTTAAGGCAGGCGATCGGATCGCGATCATAAGCGAAAATAGGCCTGAATGGTCGCTCGTCGATCTTGCGGTGTTGAGTCTCCGAGCCGTCGTGGTCCCGATCTATACCACGCAGGCTGTCGAGCAGGTGCGATATATCTTGGAAAGGTCCGGCGCGCGGATGCTGTTCATCTCGGGAAAGAAGATCTTGAAGCATGCCGAGCAGGCGGTGCAGACGGTTGAGCAGCTCGAAAAGCTCATATTCTTTGATGACGGCGTTGTTCAGGACGGCGACAGCCGGAGTATCACGCTGGCCGAACTTGAGGCCGCGGGAGCTGAATATCAAAAGATCGATGCGGAATTTGTTGACAGATCATTGTCACAGATCGAGCCGGAAGACCTTGCGACGATAATCTACACGTCCGGAACCACAGGCGAGCCGAAGGGCGTGATGCTTACGCACGATAATTTTGTATCGAATATCATTGCGATCTCACACGGCTTGCCGATCCGGTCATCCGACCGCAGTTTGGCGGTGCTGCCTTTGTCGCATATTTTCGAGCGGGCGGTTTTTTACGTGCTTTGCGCGAACGGCGTCTCAATTCATTATTGCTCGGCCTTTGACCAGCTCGCCGGTCATTTGCAGGAGGTCAAACCGACGATAATGACGGCCGTACCGCGTCTTTTTGAACAGGTCTATCACAAGATCGTCAAAAAGGGGAAGAGCGCCGGCGGATGGCGAACCAAGCTTTTCGAATGGTCGCTTACCGTCGGTCAAGAATATTGGGCGGCAAAAGATACGCACAATAAGGTCACGCCGGCGATCGCAGCTAAATATGCAGTTGCGGATCGACTGGTGTTCTCAAAATGGCGCGAAGGCGTCGGCGGTTCATTGCAGTTCTTTGTTTCGGGCGGAGCGCCGCTCTCAAAGAAGCTAAGCTACGCATTTTGGGCAGCACGAATCCCGATACTTCAAGGCTACGGCATGACGGAAGGAGGCATCGTCAGTGCCAATAGGCCGAATGACAATAAGGTAGGCTCGATCGGGACGCCTTTCGAGGGGATCGAGATAAAGATCGGGGATCAGGGCGAAGTGCTGGTGCGCGGCAGAAATGTGATGAAGGGCTATTACAACGACCCGGCATCGACGGCGGCCGTTCTTGATGCCGAAGGATATTACCATACCGGTGATGTCGGTTATGTCGATCAGGACGGACATTTCTACATCACCGATCGATTGAAGGATCTTTTCAAACTATCGAACGGCAAGTACATTGCACCGCTTCAGATAGAAAGCCTGCTCAAGCAAAGCCCTCTCATTTCTCAGCCTGTTGTCGTCGGATCAGGACGCAAGCAGGTGGGCGTGCTCATCGTCCCCGATTGGGAGGCACTCAAAGAGGAAATGAAAGCTGCCGGCCACGATGTTTCCAGGCCCCGCGAAGAATTATGTGAGGATCCGTTGTTCATTAAACGTGTACAGCAAGACGCCGTTGACCTCACGCGCGAGCTTTCGGATTACGAAAGGGTTAAGCGCGTTTACCTGCTGGCACGTGAATTCTCAATAGACAAGGGCGAAATGACGCCGACACTTAAGATAAAGCGAAGCGTAATTGATGAGAAGTACTGCGAAGCGATCGATGAGATCTGCGGAATGTAG
- the gpmA gene encoding 2,3-diphosphoglycerate-dependent phosphoglycerate mutase — protein MHKLVLIRHGESQWNKENRFTGWKDVDLSDKGREEAKAAGRLLRAEGFTFDEAYTSVLKRAIRTLWSVLDEMDLMWIPQTTSWLLNERHYGGLQGLDKSETAAKYGEDQVKVWRRSYDVPPPPLDESDERYLGNDPRYLSVRPFPATECLKDTVARVVPYWENEIAPKVRAGRRLIVAAHGNSLRALVKHLDRISDNEIVDLNIPTGIPLVYELDADLNVIASNYLGDAEAIKAAQSAVADQGKAK, from the coding sequence ATGCACAAACTCGTTCTCATTCGCCATGGCGAGAGCCAATGGAATAAGGAAAATCGCTTTACGGGCTGGAAGGACGTTGACCTCTCAGATAAGGGACGCGAGGAAGCAAAGGCCGCGGGCCGTCTCTTGAGGGCAGAAGGTTTTACATTCGATGAAGCATATACCTCGGTGTTGAAGCGGGCGATCCGCACGCTCTGGAGCGTCCTCGATGAGATGGATCTTATGTGGATACCGCAAACGACATCGTGGCTTCTGAATGAGCGGCATTATGGCGGCCTGCAGGGCCTCGATAAGAGCGAAACGGCGGCAAAATATGGCGAAGATCAAGTAAAGGTATGGCGCCGCAGCTATGATGTCCCGCCGCCGCCGCTTGACGAGTCGGATGAGCGTTATCTGGGCAATGATCCGCGCTATTTGAGTGTTCGGCCTTTTCCCGCGACCGAATGTCTGAAGGATACCGTCGCTCGGGTCGTTCCGTATTGGGAAAATGAGATCGCTCCGAAGGTCAGAGCCGGCCGCCGGTTGATCGTCGCCGCTCACGGCAACAGCCTGCGGGCCCTTGTGAAGCATTTAGACCGTATTTCAGATAACGAGATAGTCGATCTGAACATACCGACCGGCATCCCGCTCGTGTACGAGCTTGATGCTGACCTGAACGTTATTGCGAGCAATTATTTGGGCGATGCTGAGGCGATCAAGGCCGCACAATCGGCGGTTGCGGACCAGGGCAAAGCGAAATGA
- a CDS encoding DinB family protein encodes MLQQILTEIYERDLGKLKAEIESFPDDQSLWERPGNVPNSAGNLCLHLCGNLQHFFGAVLDHSGYVRDRESEFSRSDVPRRELLDEIDAARRSVTAALSKLTDEDLAADYPIEVFGTPMSTGWFATHLATHLSWHLGQIYYLRRLK; translated from the coding sequence ATGCTTCAACAAATACTGACTGAGATATACGAACGCGACCTCGGCAAACTCAAGGCTGAGATCGAGTCGTTCCCCGATGATCAAAGTCTGTGGGAGCGCCCCGGGAACGTGCCGAACTCAGCGGGAAATCTGTGTTTGCACTTATGCGGCAATTTGCAGCATTTTTTCGGTGCCGTGCTGGATCATTCGGGATATGTGCGCGACCGTGAAAGTGAATTTTCACGATCCGATGTCCCGCGCCGAGAGTTGCTTGATGAGATCGACGCCGCGCGCAGATCAGTTACCGCCGCACTTTCCAAGTTGACCGACGAGGATCTGGCAGCGGATTACCCGATCGAGGTCTTTGGTACGCCGATGTCGACAGGCTGGTTCGCTACCCATCTCGCGACACACCTAAGTTGGCACCTCGGGCAGATATATTATCTGCGGCGGCTCAAATGA
- a CDS encoding oligosaccharide flippase family protein, with protein MTGSAEKRSLKEQSAWLLAAKIIGFGFSFVLPLLIVRYLPQQEVGHYRAAFQVIANAVVLLPLGFSMSAYYFLARESQERRAASILNILVFNFFVGGLACLALNLYPRIIGDVFQSEALTELAPKIGVVIWIWIFSTFLETVAIANQEARIATVFIIIAQLSKTIFMGAAVFEFATVESFMYAAMVQGVIQTAILLVYLTSRFPGFWRSFDLSFFWEQMRYAMPFGLAGILWMAQNDIHNYFVGYKFSSADFAIYAYGCFEVPLIAMLSESVTSVLIPRMNELQLVGDRDEMIRLTARASQKLSFFYFPIYIFLLITANTFVITLFTEKYAASAPIFMVNLTILPFSIVITDPVLRSYKELGRLFLLTRILILMMLIAGLYFGLPYLGLTGFIAVAVAAIVIEKCFAETMIFVKLGVGRRHLPLLKSIGKTGVASIIAGAATYLVYAGTHDHVMAIGEHFVRGVLMSEKMGIRNLIGGGLVLAVSGAVFAPVYLFFANLFGVIEPEEKRTVRQFIDKMILHRRSNTAEAAS; from the coding sequence ATGACAGGATCGGCTGAAAAACGCTCATTAAAAGAGCAGAGCGCATGGCTGTTGGCCGCCAAGATCATCGGCTTTGGCTTCAGCTTTGTGCTGCCGCTGCTTATCGTGCGTTATCTGCCGCAGCAAGAGGTCGGGCACTATCGTGCGGCGTTTCAAGTAATTGCCAACGCGGTGGTGCTGCTGCCGTTAGGCTTCTCGATGAGCGCATACTATTTTCTCGCAAGGGAAAGTCAGGAGCGAAGAGCGGCTTCGATTCTAAATATCCTGGTCTTCAATTTCTTTGTCGGCGGCCTTGCATGCCTTGCGCTCAATCTCTACCCGCGGATAATCGGCGATGTCTTTCAGAGTGAGGCACTTACGGAACTTGCTCCGAAGATCGGCGTTGTCATTTGGATCTGGATATTCTCAACCTTTCTTGAAACGGTCGCGATCGCAAATCAAGAAGCCCGGATCGCGACCGTCTTCATCATCATCGCTCAGTTAAGCAAGACCATATTCATGGGTGCCGCTGTCTTTGAGTTCGCTACGGTCGAGTCGTTCATGTACGCGGCGATGGTGCAGGGCGTTATCCAAACGGCAATTCTGCTTGTGTACCTGACATCGCGGTTTCCCGGCTTTTGGCGATCCTTCGACCTCTCATTCTTTTGGGAGCAGATGCGTTACGCTATGCCGTTCGGCTTGGCCGGCATTCTGTGGATGGCACAAAATGATATACATAATTATTTTGTCGGATATAAATTCTCGTCCGCAGACTTTGCGATCTATGCGTATGGCTGTTTTGAAGTGCCGCTGATCGCGATGCTCTCCGAATCCGTAACCTCCGTTCTGATCCCGCGAATGAATGAACTGCAGCTCGTAGGCGACCGAGATGAGATGATCAGGCTCACGGCACGGGCGTCGCAAAAACTTTCGTTCTTCTATTTCCCGATCTACATCTTTCTGCTTATTACTGCGAACACCTTTGTCATAACACTATTTACCGAAAAGTATGCGGCGAGCGCGCCTATCTTCATGGTCAACCTCACGATACTGCCATTCAGCATCGTGATAACTGATCCGGTGCTTCGCTCTTACAAGGAGCTTGGCAGGCTGTTCCTGCTGACGCGAATATTGATCCTCATGATGCTGATAGCAGGCCTGTATTTCGGCCTGCCGTATCTTGGATTGACAGGTTTTATCGCGGTCGCTGTTGCTGCGATAGTGATCGAAAAGTGCTTTGCCGAGACCATGATCTTTGTCAAACTCGGCGTCGGCCGGCGGCACTTGCCGCTTTTAAAGAGTATCGGTAAGACCGGTGTCGCCAGCATCATAGCCGGGGCCGCGACATATCTCGTGTATGCGGGAACGCACGATCACGTGATGGCGATCGGCGAACACTTCGTGCGCGGTGTGCTGATGTCGGAGAAGATGGGAATCCGCAATCTTATCGGCGGCGGGCTTGTGCTTGCAGTCTCGGGGGCGGTGTTCGCGCCCGTATATCTATTCTTTGCGAATCTTTTTGGTGTGATCGAACCCGAAGAAAAGAGAACGGTGCGGCAGTTCATCGACAAGATGATCCTGCATCGAAGGTCGAACACGGCTGAGGCGGCAAGCTGA
- a CDS encoding bifunctional folylpolyglutamate synthase/dihydrofolate synthase, with protein sequence MNFAESQQYLLSLGNEVAAMKLGLDNITKLLKALGGPQNSYLKVQVAGTNGKGSVCAFLDSICREAGIRTGLYTSPHLISMTERIKINGAEIGEAEFARIAGRVRKTAEEMLQTGDVSHIPTFFEQMTAIGLVAFAEAGVEAAILETGLGGRFDATTAARAELAAITRIDLDHQGYLGDTLEKIAAEKGAIIRPDSLAVIGAQHASVKAVLDEQCRRVGVIPQTDCRASVGASEPKLKSRSAEFTTANAVYKINELGLAGKHQAENACIAVMAAERLRYDLGLPIDDDAVVRGLERARHPGRLEYQGRFLFDGAHNAGGAEALRTFLDENERRPITLIFGAMSDKSIEEILTLLAPAASSVVLTEAMNSRSAAYADLLEYLPPTLSKERVFATDNAEKALTIAAEVTPADGIMVVTGSLYLVGEIKKLLNEALPNSNF encoded by the coding sequence ATGAATTTCGCCGAGTCGCAGCAGTACCTGCTTTCGCTGGGTAACGAGGTCGCGGCAATGAAACTCGGCCTCGATAACATCACGAAACTCCTCAAGGCGCTTGGCGGGCCGCAAAATAGCTATCTCAAAGTACAGGTCGCAGGCACGAACGGCAAAGGTTCCGTTTGTGCGTTCCTCGATTCGATCTGCCGTGAAGCAGGTATAAGAACGGGCCTTTATACGTCACCGCATCTTATCTCGATGACCGAACGCATCAAGATCAATGGTGCGGAGATCGGCGAGGCCGAATTCGCACGCATTGCCGGCCGTGTCCGCAAAACTGCGGAAGAGATGCTGCAAACGGGCGATGTAAGCCATATTCCGACCTTCTTTGAACAAATGACCGCGATCGGCCTTGTCGCGTTTGCCGAAGCCGGCGTCGAGGCAGCGATCCTCGAAACGGGCCTTGGCGGGCGTTTCGATGCGACGACCGCGGCGCGAGCAGAACTTGCCGCGATCACACGGATCGACCTCGATCATCAAGGCTATCTAGGAGACACGCTTGAAAAGATCGCCGCCGAAAAAGGTGCGATCATCCGTCCTGATTCTTTGGCCGTGATCGGCGCTCAACATGCCTCCGTCAAAGCGGTGTTGGACGAGCAATGCCGCCGAGTCGGTGTTATTCCGCAAACGGACTGTCGGGCATCTGTTGGGGCATCTGAGCCTAAACTTAAGAGCCGGTCCGCTGAGTTCACGACGGCTAATGCCGTTTATAAAATAAACGAACTCGGCTTGGCGGGGAAACATCAAGCCGAGAACGCTTGCATAGCCGTAATGGCCGCTGAGCGGCTCCGATACGATCTCGGACTGCCGATCGATGACGATGCGGTCGTGCGTGGATTGGAGAGAGCACGCCATCCGGGCCGCCTCGAATATCAAGGCCGTTTTCTCTTTGACGGTGCTCATAACGCAGGCGGAGCAGAAGCCTTGCGCACATTTCTTGATGAGAATGAGAGGCGGCCCATAACGCTGATATTCGGAGCGATGAGTGACAAGAGCATCGAAGAGATATTGACCTTGCTCGCACCGGCGGCAAGCTCTGTCGTCTTGACCGAAGCGATGAACTCCCGTTCGGCCGCTTACGCGGACCTGCTCGAATATTTGCCGCCGACGCTCTCCAAGGAACGCGTATTTGCGACCGACAATGCCGAAAAGGCCCTGACGATCGCCGCCGAGGTTACGCCGGCCGACGGCATAATGGTGGTTACAGGTTCACTCTACTTGGTAGGAGAAATAAAAAAGCTGTTGAATGAGGCGTTGCCGAATTCAAATTTTTGA